The DNA segment TCTAGCCGTCTTCCGGGAAAAGTGTTGTTACCGATTGGAGGGATGCCTTTATCGGTACTCGCTGCGAAAAGAGCGGTTAATAATAAACAATTTGATCTTAAAGTTCTTACCTCTGAAGAAGCAACGGATGATCACTTATGTCATACGTTAGAGTCTCACAACGTCCCTTATTTTCGAGGGAGTTTAAATAATGTATTAGATCGGTTTGTTAAAGCGTTTTCAGAATATGACGATGAAACGATAGTGGTTCGTTTAACGGCCGATAATGTTGTCCCAGATGCAGAATTCATTGCTGAAGTTATTCAAGAGCTTATAGGTTCGTCATTAATGTATCTTTGTGCAAACGGAGAAGCCTCTGGCCTTCCTTATGGTATGTCTGTAGAGGTTACCTACCTGTCTTGTCTACGTGAAGCGAATGCGTCGACCTCTGACGCTTTTGACCAAGAGCATGTAACCCCTTACGTACGCCACAAATATGGAGACCGCTATTTAACCACCTATGCTGACAAGCAATTAGGTCACCTGCGTTGTACTGTAGACAGCTTTGATGACTATATACACATGTCTACATTATTCGACTCAATTGAAAATCCTTTGGATGTGTCTTGTTGGGAACTGGTCGATAGGTTGAAAGCGGATTTTAAGGGAGTAGGCAAGGCTGAAAAGCTTGTATTGGGAAGTGTTCAATTAGGTCTTAACTATGGTATCAATAATGATGCTGGCCAACCGAATATAGAACAGGCTCATGACATGTTGTCTAGCGCGATTAATTTAGGCGTTTCCTATATCGATACCGCTCGAGCTTACGGTGAAAGTGAAGCTGTAATCGGTAAGTGGTTAACACAAGGTTGGCAAGGTCGACAGACCGTCATCACGAAATTAGATCCGCTTGCAACGATAAATGAAAATACCAGTGAAGCATTAGTGCAAAATCTGGTCGAAAATTCCGTTTTACGTTCTTGTAAAAATCTAAAACTAGATAAGCTAGATGTATTGATGTTACACAGAACATCTCATATTACGGCATTTAATGGTGTGATTTTTGAGAAACTGAAAGCCCTCAAATCTGAAGGTTATATTGAAAAACTAGGTGCATCTGTGCAATCGGCACAGGAACTGGAGCTCGCACTTTCTAACGCTGATATTTCAATCATCCAATTGCCATTTAACATACTTGACTATCGTTGGAATGACTTAATTCCTCTGATTCTTCAAGAGAAGAAAAAACGTGACCTTATTATTCATGTAAGAAGTGTTTTTCTACAAGGGCTACTGTTAACGGATAAAAAAGAGCTTTGGGCAAAGGCATGTGATAATCAAACAGAAATACCAGATTGGCTAAAAAGACACGTTGAAGAAACCAACTCTAACAATGTACATCAACTCTGTATTCGCTACGTTTTGTCTCAAATTTGGATTGATGGGTTAGTGTTAGGGAGTGACAATGTTGAGCAAGTTATTGAGAATGCCAACATGATGGCGCTTCCGGCATTAAGTGTTACGCAACTTGGTTCTATTGATACCTCTCGACCTGAAAGTATAAATGACAAGCTTCTGAACCCAGCGTTGTGGACATAATGAACGAGAATAATATGTTTGATTTAAAAGAAATAACCGTATTAGTTACGGGTGCCACTGGATACCTTGGTAAAGAAATGTGTATCGGCTTAGCTTCATCAGGAGCGAAGGTACTTGTGAACTCTAGGAACAAAGAGAATGCGAATAGAACGATCTCGGAACTAGCCGAATTAGGATATAGCGCAGAAGCGGCTGTTTTTGATGTCACCGATACCCATTCTATCAATCAGTTCTTCGCTCAATATAAAGGCACTCTGGCCGTCATTATAAACAATGCGTATGCAGGTAAGGGCGGTACAATTGAATGCAGTGAAGGCAGCGATTTTACCAATGCTTATAAAATAACAGTAGAGTCAGCCAACAATCTATTTCAGGTGGCATTGCCACTGTTAAGAGCGTCTGTAAAACGTGTTGGATACGCATCTGTTGTTAATATTTCTTCTATGTATGGTTGTGTTTCCCCAGATTTAGGTATCTACAATACCGCCGAAGGTACTAACCCACCGTTTTATGGCGCTGCGAAAGCCGCTCTAATTCAGTGGAGTAAATATGGTGCCTGCGAGTTTGGAAAGGAAAATATTCGCTTTAACAGCATATCACCTGGGCCTTTTCCAAATATAGCGAATAACGCTGAACCATTTTTGAACGTTCTGGCAAACAAAGTGCCTATGAAAAGAGTAGGAACTCCAGAAGAGATCCAAGGGCCAGTTGTTTTCTTGGCAAGCAAGGCGAGCTCTTACGTCAACGGTTGTAACTTGGCTGTTGATGGTGGTTGGACGGCTTGGTAATAATAAGCCTTTATTTATGCCCGAAGGACGTTAAGTACAAACCGATTAGCGTCATCCCCACGAAAGTTGGGATCTGATTCCACCAAGATTCCCGTTTTCACGGGAATGACGAAGGGGTTGGTTAAGGTTATTAGAACCTGTCATCCTCACGAAAGTGAGGGTCTAATCCCACCTTATCTGCAGGTGGTTTTTTACTTCTTTTAATGGTTGAGGTTGAATGTGTTATTTGGATGTAGAGTCGATGCCTCATTAAAAATGGGCACGGGACACGTGTACCGCACGCTTACATTAGCGAACCAACTTAGATTAGAAGGCCACGAAGTGGTCTTTTTCTGTAGAAAAATGCCAGGAAACTTGATTGAGATGCTTAAGACGCAGCATCAAGTTGTGCCCTTGTCGGTTAAAGAAAATGTTAACTTATCGAATGAAAAGCATTGCCCGCATGCCGCTTGGCTAGAAGTCAGTTATAAAGAGGAAATCGATCAGATAACTGAGGCGATACAAGCTTACCTATCAACAAGTTCGTCCACCAAATTTGATTGGATTATTGCTGATAATTACGCGATTGAACATCAATGGCATTCAGCAGTTAGGCCGTTTACTCGACATATTATGCAGATCGATGATTTGGCTGACCGGGTGCATGAATGCGATTTACTACTTGATCAAAATTTCTATATTAACGGTTCAAGTCGCTATAGCGGTCTAGTCCCTCAGGCATCAATGTTATTAACTGGACCATCTTTTGCTTTGCTTCGCCCAGAATTTAAATCAGTAAGGGATGAGCTTCAAGACTACTCGTCAAGATATGACATTAGAAATGTGGTTCTATTTTTTGGTGGTATTGATATTGGCAACGAGACAGAAAAAGCACTTTCCGGTTTATTAGATGTTCCAGATAATAATGATCATTTTGATGTCATTGTTGGGATGAATAACCCGAATATTGAGTCGCTCAAAAAGTTGATAAAAAATAACAGCGACCGAGTGGATTTACATATCCAAGTTTCTAATATGATGGACTATTTTTCAAATTCGTATCTTTATGTGGGCGCGGTAGGCGCGACGACATGGGAGCGATGTGTATTGGCATTGCCCGGTATCGTTTGTTCCGTCGCAGATAATCAAACACAATTGGCGAAAGATTTGAATGAAGTGAATGGGCATAACTTTTTAGGGTTGAGCGAAACGCTTTCTTCCAACGACTATAAAAGGGCTTATGAATCATTTAAATCAAATTATGTTGCTCTATATACGCAATCTGAAATTTGTGCGGAAATGATTGATGGAATTGGCTGTCAAAAAGTGTGTAAAGAATTAATTGAGATGTCAGAAAATGAAAAACTATAGAATTCGTCCTGCTGTTGAAGCCGATAAATGGATGGTCTTAGAATGGCGCAATCATCAGGATGTAAGATCGGTGATGCTGACAGACCACCTTATCTCTAAAGATGAACATTCTGGATGGTGGGATAAAACCATGCAGATGAAAGAGCGGGAAATCCTGGTCTTTGAGAGCAATGACAAGCCGGTAGGTGTGGTGACTATTTATGAGCGAGATATCAAGAGCGCGACAGCATGGTGGGGGTTTTATTTAGATAATGCCAACCTAGACCAATCAGAGCGCACCTCGGTGTGGCTAGAGTTAGAGCAGGCTGTGATTGGCTACGCAGATAAAACGCTGAAACTGCATGAATTGTATTGTGAGTCATTGAAAGATAATCAACTTGCTTGGATCCTGCATAGGAAGTGCGGTTTTACGAAATGCCAAGCACCAGATTCAGCTACTGAGACGGGCAAGGAAGTGGTGTATATGAAATACGAATACCCACATAATCGAATAGATTCAAGAGCGAGTCTTTATCTGTTTGCTTCTCATAATACGGATTTTTTAGCCGATAAACTTCGTAGAGAATGCGAAATCTACCCTCAATTCCCTTATCAGGTGAAGCAGAGCGAGTTTGGTCGCTATATGCTTGATCTGCTTGACCCAAATAATCGAGAGTTAAACGTAGACGATGCCGCGTATTTGTTCATCGAGCGCGTAGAGGATTTTTACCCCGATATATATACCACGTCGACGTATGACGCCCTGATCAGCATAGAAGAAAGAGTAACGCAGTATATTGAATTTATTGCGCAATTGGCTTCCAGTAGAAAAAATCCTATCTATGTTGCCGATTTTTCTTTGCAGAAAGGGTACCCGCACACATTGTCAGAAAGGCTCTCAGGTTCTGAATTGGATAGTTTGATCGCCACTTGGAACCAACGTTTGTATCAGCTGGTGGCCGAAAACGGGATACATATTATTCCTTATAGTGATCAAATCAGAAGACACGGCTCCGCTAGCTCTTTTTCCAATAAATTCTGGTATGTAGCAAGAGCGCCTTTTAGTGCTCAGTATTTGCAAGCGTATTCGAAGGCTATTATTGGCAGTGTGATGGCTTCAAATGTATTAACAGCAAGAGCATTAGTTCTCGACCTTGATAACACCCTTTGGGGTGGCATCATCGGCGATGATGGAATGGAAGGTATCGCACTTGGTGGTGATTACCCCGGTAATATCTATCGGGATCTTCAATCATTATTCCTATCACTTAAAGAGAAAGGTATTTTGCTTACGGTATGCAGTAAGAATACGGAAAGTGTCGCATTAGAAGCGATTGAAAAGCATACCAATATGCGTTTACGTAAAGATGATTTTGTAACCTGGAGAATTAACTGGGAAAGCAAAGCTTCGAATATTCAAGCATTAGCACAAGAGCT comes from the Vibrio sp. DW001 genome and includes:
- the pseG gene encoding UDP-2,4-diacetamido-2,4,6-trideoxy-beta-L-altropyranose hydrolase, which translates into the protein MLFGCRVDASLKMGTGHVYRTLTLANQLRLEGHEVVFFCRKMPGNLIEMLKTQHQVVPLSVKENVNLSNEKHCPHAAWLEVSYKEEIDQITEAIQAYLSTSSSTKFDWIIADNYAIEHQWHSAVRPFTRHIMQIDDLADRVHECDLLLDQNFYINGSSRYSGLVPQASMLLTGPSFALLRPEFKSVRDELQDYSSRYDIRNVVLFFGGIDIGNETEKALSGLLDVPDNNDHFDVIVGMNNPNIESLKKLIKNNSDRVDLHIQVSNMMDYFSNSYLYVGAVGATTWERCVLALPGIVCSVADNQTQLAKDLNEVNGHNFLGLSETLSSNDYKRAYESFKSNYVALYTQSEICAEMIDGIGCQKVCKELIEMSENEKL
- a CDS encoding aldo/keto reductase, which encodes MKVVVGLQARTNSSRLPGKVLLPIGGMPLSVLAAKRAVNNKQFDLKVLTSEEATDDHLCHTLESHNVPYFRGSLNNVLDRFVKAFSEYDDETIVVRLTADNVVPDAEFIAEVIQELIGSSLMYLCANGEASGLPYGMSVEVTYLSCLREANASTSDAFDQEHVTPYVRHKYGDRYLTTYADKQLGHLRCTVDSFDDYIHMSTLFDSIENPLDVSCWELVDRLKADFKGVGKAEKLVLGSVQLGLNYGINNDAGQPNIEQAHDMLSSAINLGVSYIDTARAYGESEAVIGKWLTQGWQGRQTVITKLDPLATINENTSEALVQNLVENSVLRSCKNLKLDKLDVLMLHRTSHITAFNGVIFEKLKALKSEGYIEKLGASVQSAQELELALSNADISIIQLPFNILDYRWNDLIPLILQEKKKRDLIIHVRSVFLQGLLLTDKKELWAKACDNQTEIPDWLKRHVEETNSNNVHQLCIRYVLSQIWIDGLVLGSDNVEQVIENANMMALPALSVTQLGSIDTSRPESINDKLLNPALWT
- a CDS encoding SDR family oxidoreductase; this translates as MFDLKEITVLVTGATGYLGKEMCIGLASSGAKVLVNSRNKENANRTISELAELGYSAEAAVFDVTDTHSINQFFAQYKGTLAVIINNAYAGKGGTIECSEGSDFTNAYKITVESANNLFQVALPLLRASVKRVGYASVVNISSMYGCVSPDLGIYNTAEGTNPPFYGAAKAALIQWSKYGACEFGKENIRFNSISPGPFPNIANNAEPFLNVLANKVPMKRVGTPEEIQGPVVFLASKASSYVNGCNLAVDGGWTAW
- the pseH gene encoding UDP-4-amino-4,6-dideoxy-N-acetyl-beta-L-altrosamine N-acetyltransferase gives rise to the protein MKNYRIRPAVEADKWMVLEWRNHQDVRSVMLTDHLISKDEHSGWWDKTMQMKEREILVFESNDKPVGVVTIYERDIKSATAWWGFYLDNANLDQSERTSVWLELEQAVIGYADKTLKLHELYCESLKDNQLAWILHRKCGFTKCQAPDSATETGKEVVYMKYEYPHNRIDSRASLYLFASHNTDFLADKLRRECEIYPQFPYQVKQSEFGRYMLDLLDPNNRELNVDDAAYLFIERVEDFYPDIYTTSTYDALISIEERVTQYIEFIAQLASSRKNPIYVADFSLQKGYPHTLSERLSGSELDSLIATWNQRLYQLVAENGIHIIPYSDQIRRHGSASSFSNKFWYVARAPFSAQYLQAYSKAIIGSVMASNVLTARALVLDLDNTLWGGIIGDDGMEGIALGGDYPGNIYRDLQSLFLSLKEKGILLTVCSKNTESVALEAIEKHTNMRLRKDDFVTWRINWESKASNIQALAQELNLGESSLCFIDDNPVERAEVRRHLPNVFVPELPEDPAEWFEFISQLPELWVASVNDSDKRRAELYKKRVNIKKAESSFGDRESFLKSLEMEARLESLNADNFDRTYQLFSKTNQFNTTTTRYSKEQLKAYSDSENSMVIHVKTKDKYSSDFEGVAALVVHITESLWTIDNFVMSCRVMGRDIEKAILSKLLEKAMQSGVQQVEGRFIASKKNMPVESLYSTNSFQKANEKWLFSLTQDNIQSYDQIIKSDWVN